The following is a genomic window from Synechococcus sp. JA-2-3B'a(2-13).
CTTCAATATCTAAAGCAGACGGGTGGCCTCCAGCAGTTTGGCGTACTGGATCAGCAGCAAAGACTGTTGCTCCGGCAGCGGCTGAATAACCCCCTGCTGCTGCAGACGGCTCAGTACCGCCAGGGCTGTCTCCCGGCTAACTTGGCTGATATCGGCCAAATCCTGGGGGGGAGGGTAGACAATGCGCATCCCCTGGGGGGTCTTCTCGCCAAAAGCTTCCGCCAGTTGCACCAGCGTATGCACCACTCGCAGCGGGGGGCTCTGCTGGTCAAGATCCGCCTGCAAGTTGGCCAGGCGCAGGCGACGGGAGAGGCTGCAGGCCAGCTGGTAACACAGTTGCGGCTCCTGCAGCATCAGTGCTTTGAAGGTTGCCGCCGGGATCCCGGCCACCCGCAGCGGGGTTAGGGCCAGCACATCTCGCGAGCGGGGAGCTTCGTCCAGTACCGCCATTTCCCCCACCCAAGCGCCCGGCCCCAGCAAGGCAAGGGTTTTGGTGCTGTCTTGCGCCCGCAAAGCCCGCCGCACCTTAGCCCAGCCGGCGAGGATCAGATAAACTACGCTGCCCCAGGCATCTTGCATGAAGAGGGCCTGTCCCGCCGGGATATCCCGCAGCTTGACCTGGGATCCCAACCATTGCAAGGACGTCGCCGAAAGTTCGGCCAACATTGGCACCGCCTTGAGCTCGGAGAGAAGGGCAACAGGAGCATCGGAAGCCATGGCGGGTCGGACGTTTCACCATACCGCAAGCCCACTGTAGCCCAGTTACCAACTCAAGAGCTATCCTGCAATCCACCACCCCGCCATGTGCGCCAAGATCCAATGAGGAGGCGGTCTTGCCGGTACGGCCCTCAGAGCCTCTGGAGCTACCCTCGGTTTGAGGGTGGGGGGAACCCAAACTCTGCCATTTCGTCTGGGCAACAGAGGTTCTGTCTGGGAGGGGATCCCTCCGCTGTTGTTGTTAGAACTTATGGATGCCTATGGATGCTGCCCTCAGCGACATCAGTGGCCAGCGCTGGTCGGTCTTGGTGAAGAACGTGCCTGTGCGGCCCGAAAAGCTCGCTGATGTGGATCTGGTGCTGATCTGTCAGCAGGGATCCCAGCCCCATCGGGAGGCTTTTGCCGAGCTGATGCGTCGCCATCAGGCCCATGTGGACAAGGTGCTCTACCATCTTGCTCCCGACTGGCACGACCGGCATGATTTGGCCCAGGAAGTTTGGATCCGGGCCTACCGCCACCTGAAACGCCTACAG
Proteins encoded in this region:
- a CDS encoding Crp/Fnr family transcriptional regulator; protein product: MASDAPVALLSELKAVPMLAELSATSLQWLGSQVKLRDIPAGQALFMQDAWGSVVYLILAGWAKVRRALRAQDSTKTLALLGPGAWVGEMAVLDEAPRSRDVLALTPLRVAGIPAATFKALMLQEPQLCYQLACSLSRRLRLANLQADLDQQSPPLRVVHTLVQLAEAFGEKTPQGMRIVYPPPQDLADISQVSRETALAVLSRLQQQGVIQPLPEQQSLLLIQYAKLLEATRLL